The following proteins come from a genomic window of Paenibacillus spongiae:
- the bshC gene encoding bacillithiol biosynthesis cysteine-adding enzyme BshC, producing MEIELFQLPAGQPLAAAYSDRTDRNVINLFGGHPEEEESWRARAAALAANADSRVPAKALADTLRSYNARFNDCPEVHKGIDAIGEGAPVIVGGQQAGLWTGPLLVIHKAVTVIQAARFAARKLGTPVIPVFWIAGEDHDWDEVNHALVATHEQGIKKIAMDRPPGIRTSVSQTKLSKEAMNEAVTQLSVSLEDTEFKQDLIGHLATYAESSETLTEWFAYLMGRLFGKYGLVLLDSDDPSIRRLEAPMFKRMIERNDELEEAYTRGAAAVRELGYAEQAEVAPGGANLFLYHMEEGEQAGERTLLFKRSGRFKNRKGTLSMSREELLGILEKTPERFSNNVLTRPLMQDYVLPVLGTVLGNGEIAYWSLTAEAFRTFGMQMPIIVPRMSFTLIEGAVAKHMAKYDLSFEDVIFRFEARKQAWLKERDELSIEERFEEMKLKFAQLYDPLIEMAASVQAGLAELGVKNKRRIAEQIAYMETRTKDAHAQRFDAALRQLERISLSLWPAGKPQERVFNLSVYWNRYGTEWIGDLLAIPYDPSGGHRLVYIN from the coding sequence ATGGAGATCGAATTGTTTCAGCTGCCTGCCGGTCAACCATTAGCCGCTGCTTATAGCGACCGGACAGACAGAAATGTTATAAACCTATTCGGGGGCCATCCCGAGGAAGAAGAGTCATGGCGCGCAAGAGCGGCCGCGCTTGCCGCGAATGCGGACAGCCGGGTGCCGGCTAAGGCGTTGGCGGATACGCTGCGCAGCTATAACGCCCGTTTCAATGATTGCCCGGAGGTTCATAAAGGAATCGATGCGATCGGAGAAGGGGCTCCGGTCATTGTCGGAGGCCAGCAGGCCGGCTTGTGGACAGGTCCGCTTCTGGTCATCCATAAGGCGGTAACGGTCATTCAAGCGGCCCGGTTCGCAGCCCGGAAGCTCGGAACACCGGTCATCCCCGTGTTTTGGATCGCAGGCGAGGACCATGATTGGGATGAAGTGAACCATGCCCTGGTCGCCACCCATGAGCAGGGGATCAAGAAAATTGCGATGGACCGCCCGCCAGGCATCCGGACCTCGGTCAGCCAGACGAAGCTGTCTAAAGAAGCGATGAACGAGGCCGTTACGCAGCTAAGCGTTTCCCTCGAGGATACCGAATTCAAGCAGGATCTGATCGGTCACCTGGCAACATATGCCGAGAGCTCCGAGACGCTGACCGAATGGTTCGCTTATCTCATGGGACGGTTGTTCGGCAAGTACGGTCTGGTTCTGCTGGATTCCGACGATCCTTCCATCCGACGTCTGGAAGCTCCGATGTTCAAGCGAATGATCGAACGCAACGATGAGCTTGAAGAAGCTTACACACGCGGCGCGGCAGCGGTTCGCGAGCTCGGGTATGCAGAGCAGGCAGAGGTTGCCCCGGGCGGTGCGAACCTGTTTCTCTACCATATGGAAGAGGGAGAGCAAGCCGGTGAACGGACGCTGCTGTTCAAACGCAGCGGCCGGTTTAAGAACCGCAAGGGGACCTTATCGATGTCCCGTGAGGAGCTGCTCGGCATTCTTGAGAAAACGCCGGAGCGCTTCAGCAACAATGTGCTGACCCGGCCGCTTATGCAGGATTATGTTCTGCCTGTTCTGGGAACGGTTCTGGGGAACGGTGAGATCGCCTATTGGTCGCTTACCGCGGAAGCATTCCGCACATTCGGTATGCAGATGCCGATTATCGTGCCCCGGATGTCGTTTACGTTGATTGAAGGCGCCGTTGCCAAGCATATGGCCAAATATGATTTATCGTTCGAAGATGTAATCTTCCGCTTCGAAGCCCGTAAGCAGGCGTGGCTGAAGGAACGGGACGAGTTGTCCATTGAAGAACGGTTCGAAGAGATGAAGCTGAAGTTCGCCCAGCTATACGATCCGCTGATCGAGATGGCTGCATCGGTTCAGGCCGGATTGGCCGAACTCGGCGTGAAGAATAAGCGCAGAATAGCGGAACAAATTGCTTATATGGAGACGCGCACGAAGGACGCGCATGCTCAGCGGTTCGATGCTGCGCTGCGGCAGCTCGAACGGATTTCCCTGTCGCTCTGGCCGGCCGGCAAGCCGCAAGAGCGGGTCTTCAATCTGTCCGTCTATTGGAACCGATACGGTACGGAGTGGATTGGCGATCTGTTAGCTATTCCGTACGACCCATCGGGGGGCCATCGTCTGGTCTATATAAATTGA
- a CDS encoding adenosylhomocysteinase, protein MSAKENSIVTDLALAPEGHLKIGWAAAHMPVLNRIREQFENEQPFKGLKVAISLHLEAKTAYLAKVVQAGGADVTITGSNPLSTQDDVCAALVEDGITVYAKYNPEPKEYKDLMVKTLETKPDLIIDDGGDLVSILHAERPDLMEQVRGGAEETTTGILRLKSMEKEGKIKFPMVAVNDAYCKYLFDNRYGTGQSVWDGINRTTNLVAAGKTVVVVGYGWCGKGVAMRAKGLGANVVVTEIDAIRAVEAYMDGFTVMPMIEAAKVGDIFVTVTGNRDVIRGEHYEVMKNGAILSNAGHFDIEVNKPELLALSTGKRVVRRNIEEYQLKDGRSIYLLAEGRLVNLAAGDGHPAEIMDMTFALQALSLKYVNDNYKSIGAKVVNVPYELDEQVAHYKLSSLGIGIDRLTEEQKSYLDSWTEH, encoded by the coding sequence ATGAGTGCAAAAGAAAATAGCATTGTAACCGATCTCGCCCTGGCGCCGGAAGGCCATTTGAAAATAGGTTGGGCTGCGGCTCACATGCCGGTATTGAACCGGATCCGCGAACAATTCGAGAACGAGCAGCCGTTCAAAGGACTTAAGGTTGCGATTTCGCTTCACCTGGAAGCCAAGACGGCCTATTTGGCCAAAGTCGTGCAAGCCGGCGGAGCCGATGTGACGATTACGGGCAGCAACCCGCTGTCGACGCAGGACGATGTATGCGCAGCGCTGGTCGAAGACGGAATTACAGTCTACGCCAAATACAATCCGGAACCGAAGGAATATAAGGATCTGATGGTCAAAACGCTGGAAACGAAGCCGGATCTCATTATCGACGACGGCGGCGATCTGGTTTCGATTCTGCATGCGGAGCGTCCCGATCTGATGGAGCAGGTCCGCGGCGGCGCCGAAGAGACGACGACCGGCATTCTCCGCTTGAAATCGATGGAGAAGGAAGGCAAGATCAAGTTTCCGATGGTTGCGGTCAACGATGCTTACTGCAAGTATCTGTTCGACAACCGGTATGGGACCGGACAATCGGTATGGGACGGCATTAACCGGACGACAAACCTTGTAGCGGCCGGCAAAACGGTTGTCGTCGTCGGCTATGGATGGTGCGGCAAAGGCGTGGCGATGCGCGCCAAAGGTCTCGGAGCGAATGTGGTCGTGACGGAAATCGACGCAATCCGGGCAGTAGAAGCCTACATGGACGGCTTCACGGTGATGCCGATGATCGAGGCGGCGAAGGTCGGCGATATCTTCGTTACCGTAACCGGCAACCGCGATGTGATCCGCGGAGAGCATTATGAAGTGATGAAGAACGGGGCGATCTTGTCCAACGCCGGTCATTTTGACATCGAGGTTAACAAGCCTGAGCTGCTGGCGCTCTCGACTGGCAAGCGGGTCGTGCGCCGCAACATTGAAGAGTATCAGCTGAAGGATGGGCGCAGCATTTACCTGCTCGCCGAGGGCCGTCTAGTTAACTTGGCAGCCGGCGACGGCCACCCTGCCGAAATTATGGACATGACCTTTGCTCTTCAAGCGTTGTCGCTGAAGTACGTGAACGATAATTACAAATCAATCGGCGCAAAGGTTGTCAACGTGCCTTATGAGCTGGATGAGCAGGTGGCTCATTACAAATTGTCTTCGCTCGGCATCGGCATCGACCGTCTGACCGAGGAACAGAAATCGTACCTGGACAGCTGGACTGAACACTAA
- a CDS encoding DUF4349 domain-containing protein: protein MIKWARKWNSGWTRMYALLLMAIILVGLAGCSSANEDSGDSALQSIEGTMKSMKSDSSSGQDKAELANTEADQASESVKSSTEAPAQEAGAGFGSGMQSGSAADSDGFNRKLIYRANVTMEVEDYAKSQTSLRNAIHLSGGYMLQFTDQKSSGEQGGTYTIKIPAEGFMSFLTELEKIKHLFYETSMQGTDVTEEYVDLESRLKARQVVEARLLAFMDKATKADDLLQFSAQLGEVQLEIERIKGRMRYLDQNVSYSTVELRMYERIEQAAKMEEEKPVFMKRLTNALTGSTTVLYEFAQGLLIVLAGALPVVVVLAVIAIPVYVAYRRRESLRLAARRRHTQKSAAAGEPQNSAPDAAENQEEEL, encoded by the coding sequence ATGATCAAGTGGGCGAGGAAATGGAATTCAGGCTGGACGAGAATGTATGCGCTTTTATTGATGGCAATCATTCTTGTTGGATTAGCCGGCTGTTCGAGCGCGAATGAGGACTCGGGCGACAGTGCCTTGCAAAGCATTGAAGGTACCATGAAATCAATGAAATCGGATTCATCTTCCGGCCAGGATAAAGCCGAGCTTGCGAATACGGAGGCTGACCAGGCGTCGGAGAGCGTGAAGTCGTCGACTGAAGCGCCGGCACAGGAAGCGGGCGCGGGGTTTGGGAGCGGGATGCAATCGGGGAGTGCGGCCGATTCGGACGGCTTCAACCGCAAGCTGATTTATCGCGCCAATGTCACGATGGAGGTGGAGGATTACGCCAAATCGCAGACCTCGCTGAGGAATGCGATCCATCTGTCGGGCGGATATATGCTGCAATTCACGGATCAGAAGTCATCCGGAGAGCAAGGCGGCACCTACACGATCAAAATTCCTGCTGAAGGCTTCATGTCGTTCTTAACCGAGCTGGAGAAGATCAAGCATCTTTTTTACGAGACGAGTATGCAGGGAACGGATGTGACGGAAGAGTATGTCGACCTGGAGTCGCGCTTGAAAGCGCGTCAGGTGGTGGAAGCGAGGCTGCTGGCCTTCATGGACAAAGCGACCAAAGCCGACGATCTGCTGCAGTTCTCGGCACAGCTGGGTGAGGTTCAGCTGGAAATCGAGCGGATTAAAGGAAGGATGCGCTATCTGGATCAGAATGTGTCCTACTCTACCGTAGAGCTGCGTATGTATGAGCGGATAGAGCAGGCTGCCAAGATGGAGGAAGAGAAGCCTGTCTTTATGAAGCGGCTGACGAATGCGTTAACCGGAAGCACGACGGTTCTGTATGAATTTGCTCAGGGATTGCTGATTGTGCTGGCCGGCGCGCTTCCGGTAGTGGTCGTTCTGGCCGTTATCGCCATTCCGGTATACGTGGCTTACCGCAGAAGAGAATCGCTCCGTTTAGCGGCAAGAAGAAGGCATACGCAGAAATCAGCCGCTGCGGGCGAGCCGCAGAATAGTGCGCCGGATGCTGCGGAGAATCAAGAGGAAGAGCTGTAA
- the mraZ gene encoding division/cell wall cluster transcriptional repressor MraZ, whose translation MFMGEYQHSIDDKGRIIIPAKFRDSLGEKFIVTRGLDNCLFVYPMSEWGVLEQKLKSLPLMKSDARAFSRFFFSGATECELDKQGRVNLPNTLCDYAKLDKDCVVLGVSNRVEIWSKQTWEGYFNQSEETFNEIAEKLVDFDFNF comes from the coding sequence ATGTTCATGGGTGAATATCAGCACAGCATAGACGATAAGGGCCGAATCATCATTCCTGCAAAATTCCGCGACAGCCTGGGCGAGAAGTTCATCGTTACCCGGGGCCTCGACAACTGTTTGTTCGTCTACCCGATGAGCGAGTGGGGCGTTCTGGAGCAAAAGCTGAAGTCGCTGCCGCTTATGAAATCGGATGCCCGTGCGTTCTCGCGCTTTTTCTTCTCGGGGGCTACGGAATGCGAGCTCGACAAACAGGGAAGGGTAAACTTGCCTAATACGTTATGCGATTATGCCAAGCTGGACAAAGATTGCGTCGTACTGGGTGTATCGAACAGAGTGGAGATTTGGAGCAAACAGACGTGGGAAGGATATTTCAACCAGTCGGAAGAGACATTCAACGAGATCGCCGAAAAGCTGGTCGATTTCGATTTTAACTTCTAG
- the rsmH gene encoding 16S rRNA (cytosine(1402)-N(4))-methyltransferase RsmH — protein sequence MFQHVTVLKEEAVDGLAIRPDGIYVDCTLGGAGHSELIASRLGPGGRLIAFDQDEWAHDNARVRLAPYLDRVTLVKSNFRHLEQMLGEIGVSQVDGVLFDLGVSSPQLDEAERGFSYNHDAPLDMRMDQHGMLTAHDIVNTWEVREISRILADYGEERFARAIARKIVAAREQHPIETTGELVELIKSGIPAAARRTGPHPAKRSFQALRIAVNDELGAEEAALEQTVRVLKPGGRVSVITFHSLEDRICKQFFAKFVERCTCPPDFPMCVCGSKGVLKLINRKPITPSQEELELNPRSRSAKLRVAEKL from the coding sequence TTGTTTCAACATGTTACGGTGCTCAAGGAAGAAGCGGTCGATGGGCTGGCCATCCGACCGGATGGCATATATGTGGATTGTACGTTAGGCGGTGCCGGTCACAGCGAGTTAATCGCTTCAAGGCTCGGTCCCGGGGGACGCCTGATCGCATTCGATCAGGATGAATGGGCGCATGACAACGCACGCGTCCGACTTGCCCCTTATTTGGACCGGGTTACGCTCGTGAAGAGCAACTTCCGTCATCTGGAACAGATGCTCGGCGAGATTGGCGTCTCGCAGGTCGACGGGGTATTGTTCGATCTGGGCGTTTCGAGTCCGCAGCTGGACGAAGCGGAACGAGGGTTCAGCTATAATCATGATGCGCCGCTTGATATGCGGATGGATCAGCACGGGATGTTAACCGCGCATGATATCGTCAATACGTGGGAGGTACGGGAAATTTCCCGTATCTTAGCCGACTATGGTGAGGAGCGGTTCGCCCGGGCCATTGCACGCAAGATCGTCGCGGCCAGAGAGCAGCATCCGATCGAAACGACCGGAGAGCTCGTCGAGTTGATCAAGTCCGGCATTCCTGCCGCCGCAAGGCGGACGGGTCCTCATCCGGCTAAGCGGTCGTTTCAAGCGCTGCGGATCGCCGTTAATGATGAGCTGGGCGCGGAGGAAGCGGCGCTGGAGCAGACGGTCAGGGTGCTGAAGCCGGGGGGAAGGGTGTCGGTCATTACGTTCCATTCCCTGGAGGACCGGATTTGCAAGCAATTTTTCGCGAAATTTGTTGAAAGATGCACATGCCCGCCGGATTTCCCGATGTGCGTGTGCGGATCCAAGGGCGTATTGAAGCTGATTAACCGCAAGCCGATCACGCCGAGCCAGGAGGAATTGGAACTGAATCCGCGCTCAAGGTCGGCCAAACTAAGAGTTGCCGAGAAGCTGTAG
- the ftsL gene encoding cell division protein FtsL gives MAYQNGNLALQPKRKPEEQVYREKRTVVVKRKPLPVQEKLLWLFTIIVGVLVAGIIIFRYAETYKLNIEVRNLTNQYNEMAVEMKELEKQVQVLGDPDRINKIAKSMNMSASKQDVMIDRKEQSTEQAPKE, from the coding sequence TTGGCATATCAAAACGGTAACTTGGCGCTGCAGCCGAAACGCAAACCGGAGGAGCAGGTCTATCGGGAGAAGAGAACGGTAGTCGTAAAGCGAAAGCCGCTTCCGGTGCAGGAGAAGCTGCTCTGGCTGTTCACCATTATCGTCGGCGTACTGGTCGCGGGGATCATTATTTTCCGCTATGCGGAAACCTACAAGCTCAATATCGAAGTCCGGAATCTGACGAACCAGTATAACGAAATGGCCGTCGAGATGAAGGAGCTGGAGAAGCAGGTTCAAGTATTGGGCGATCCGGACCGGATTAATAAAATCGCAAAGAGCATGAACATGTCGGCATCCAAACAGGACGTTATGATCGATAGAAAAGAACAATCGACCGAACAGGCCCCGAAGGAATAG
- a CDS encoding penicillin-binding transpeptidase domain-containing protein, with protein sequence MTKRIKLRTLLVGGLITLFFVILMGKTFWVQVVKADFWTEKARNTWSTSETLVPVRGTISDRDGNVLAMDTAAYTVAVNPKIIHELGIEDFVVSKLHLILGKPESELREIVTAKKDDGTYYTQREVRREGWKIDKSVRDRIVNFRDELEKQTKKKDVGIYLIEQQKRYYPKHELAAHTIGYVDRDGKAITGLEAYLDDELKGVEGKINYKRDGNGIILENEKVEFKPSRDGKNVKLTIDADIQHYVQEAIQEAYDKYQPKSITAIAADPDTMEILGMANLPTYNPNEYGKSPQANFYNHAIKSEYEPGSTFKIVTLAAAVEEGVFNPNEEYESGRIKVGNQTLRDVKREGWGTISFLEGLKRSSNVAFVKLGYERLKTDKMIQYIKDFGFGQKTGIELPGEIPGKMNINPNRPVEVATATFGQGPVTVTPIQQIAAVAAVANGGKLMQPHIIKEIEDPVTNKTEVVKPKVVRQVISEKTSKQVGEYLEQVVSDQKIGTGKNAYIPGYRVAGKTGTAQKVIAGKKGYSDEKYVVSFIGYAPVDNPKIIVYVVVDEPNDKYAGGGSVAAPVFKKIVQQSLRQMNVMPDLPVDPETKKSSKQKELTVAVPDLSGLGLSQAKSKLKSSTLVAEVVGSGTAVKQQIPKAGTETSPNQKVYLITEDRDKLPIPNMRGLPLRDALEICSLLNIRTVTEGQGYVTNQIAAMKDGERVLKLILTPPGPLEQTDESGDGGSDQGADKAANSAADNAEDQEDRQE encoded by the coding sequence ATGACAAAGAGAATCAAATTACGGACGTTGCTGGTCGGAGGGCTTATCACCCTCTTTTTTGTTATTTTGATGGGTAAAACCTTCTGGGTACAGGTGGTAAAGGCTGATTTCTGGACGGAGAAGGCGCGCAACACCTGGTCGACATCCGAAACGCTCGTGCCGGTGCGGGGGACGATCAGCGACCGGGACGGCAACGTGCTCGCCATGGATACGGCCGCTTATACGGTGGCGGTGAATCCTAAGATCATCCACGAGCTCGGCATCGAAGATTTTGTCGTGAGCAAGCTTCATCTTATATTGGGGAAGCCGGAATCGGAGCTGCGCGAGATCGTAACGGCGAAGAAGGATGACGGGACGTATTACACGCAGCGCGAGGTGAGGAGAGAAGGCTGGAAAATCGACAAATCGGTGAGAGACCGGATCGTTAATTTTCGGGATGAGCTCGAGAAGCAAACCAAGAAGAAAGACGTCGGCATTTATTTGATCGAACAGCAGAAGCGCTATTATCCGAAGCATGAGCTGGCCGCCCATACGATCGGCTATGTAGATCGGGATGGCAAAGCCATCACGGGACTCGAAGCTTATTTGGATGACGAGCTGAAGGGCGTGGAAGGCAAGATCAATTACAAGCGCGACGGAAACGGCATCATCCTAGAGAATGAGAAGGTCGAGTTCAAACCGTCGCGCGATGGCAAGAATGTGAAGCTTACAATCGATGCCGACATCCAGCATTATGTTCAAGAAGCGATTCAAGAAGCTTACGATAAGTATCAGCCGAAGAGCATTACAGCCATCGCGGCCGACCCGGATACGATGGAAATTCTCGGCATGGCGAACCTGCCTACCTATAACCCGAATGAATACGGGAAATCGCCTCAGGCCAACTTCTACAATCATGCCATCAAGTCGGAATACGAGCCGGGGTCCACATTCAAGATCGTGACCTTGGCTGCTGCCGTCGAAGAAGGGGTATTTAACCCGAATGAGGAGTATGAATCCGGTAGAATTAAAGTCGGCAATCAGACTCTGCGGGACGTTAAGCGCGAGGGTTGGGGGACCATCAGTTTTCTGGAGGGGCTGAAACGTTCCAGTAACGTCGCCTTTGTCAAGCTGGGGTATGAGCGGTTAAAGACGGATAAGATGATCCAGTATATTAAGGATTTCGGGTTCGGCCAGAAGACCGGCATTGAGCTGCCCGGTGAAATTCCAGGTAAAATGAACATTAATCCCAATCGGCCGGTAGAGGTTGCTACCGCAACCTTCGGACAAGGGCCGGTGACCGTTACGCCGATTCAGCAGATCGCGGCAGTAGCCGCGGTGGCCAACGGCGGGAAATTGATGCAGCCGCATATCATCAAAGAAATCGAGGATCCCGTCACGAATAAGACGGAGGTCGTTAAGCCGAAGGTCGTCCGGCAGGTCATCTCCGAGAAGACGTCCAAGCAGGTCGGCGAATATTTGGAGCAGGTCGTCTCCGATCAGAAGATCGGGACCGGTAAGAATGCGTATATCCCGGGATACCGGGTAGCCGGTAAAACCGGTACAGCGCAGAAGGTTATCGCGGGCAAGAAAGGGTACTCCGACGAGAAATACGTCGTATCCTTCATCGGGTATGCTCCAGTCGACAATCCCAAGATCATTGTCTATGTCGTCGTCGACGAACCGAACGACAAATATGCGGGCGGCGGCTCCGTAGCGGCGCCGGTATTCAAGAAGATCGTGCAGCAAAGCCTTCGCCAGATGAATGTTATGCCGGATTTGCCGGTCGATCCGGAGACGAAGAAGTCGTCGAAGCAGAAGGAGTTGACGGTTGCCGTTCCCGATCTGTCCGGACTTGGCCTCAGTCAAGCGAAGTCGAAGCTGAAATCAAGTACGCTAGTGGCGGAGGTCGTCGGCTCGGGTACGGCTGTCAAGCAACAGATTCCGAAGGCCGGTACGGAAACGAGCCCGAATCAGAAAGTCTACCTGATCACGGAGGATCGCGATAAGCTCCCGATTCCGAATATGAGAGGATTGCCTTTGCGCGATGCGCTTGAGATCTGCAGCTTGCTTAACATCCGCACCGTTACGGAAGGCCAGGGCTACGTGACGAACCAGATTGCCGCCATGAAGGATGGCGAACGCGTGCTGAAGCTTATTCTGACTCCTCCTGGACCGTTGGAACAGACGGACGAAAGCGGAGATGGGGGCAGCGATCAGGGGGCAGATAAAGCGGCTAATAGTGCTGCGGATAATGCGGAAGACCAAGAAGATAGACAGGAATAA
- a CDS encoding stage V sporulation protein D, which translates to MKVSNVTVRRRLFIALIVSILAFSLLAGRLGYVQLLTGEELTAKAEDSWRREIPFSAKRGEIWDRNGVRLAYNISSPTVMVIPAQIKDAKATAAQLANVLGMTEEKVYSFVKKKQMIVNVQPGGRKITTEKAQQVRDLNLPGVIVAEDNKRYYPFGDFASHVLGIVGLDGGLTGVEAKYNSFLEGINGNISFLSDAKGRVMPGSSDTYLKPKDGLNMQLTIDKQIQSIMERELDQAMVKFQANNIIAIAMDPTNGEILGMASRPAFEPDKFRDAEPAVYNRILPIWMTYEPGSTFKIITLAAALEENKVNLKNEHFFDPGAVEVGGARLRCWKKGGHGSQTFLEVVQNSCNPGFVALGNRLGKEKLFSYIRDFGFGTKTGIDLGGEENGILFKLKQVGPVELATTAFGQGVSVTPIQQITAVSAAINGGTLYKPHVAKSWINPETGETVETIQPEAVRQVISEKTSQQVREALESVVARGTGKNAFIDGYRVGGKTGTAQKVINGRYSPNEHIVSFVGFAPADDPKIVVYVAVDNPQGIQFGGVVAAPIVQNILADSLPYMGIAPRAKQIEREYKYGDNAPRIVVVPNLVGKTVSDIYEDMNMNFNLTSAGSGNTVIRQAPAAGTRVERGSTIRIYLAKEDDESQHH; encoded by the coding sequence GTGAAGGTATCGAATGTAACCGTCCGGCGCAGACTTTTTATCGCGCTGATCGTGTCCATCTTGGCTTTTTCGCTGCTTGCCGGTCGGCTCGGGTACGTCCAGCTGCTGACGGGCGAGGAGCTTACCGCGAAAGCAGAAGATTCGTGGCGCCGCGAAATTCCATTCTCAGCCAAGAGGGGCGAGATTTGGGACCGAAACGGTGTCCGGCTTGCGTATAATATAAGTTCACCAACCGTTATGGTTATTCCCGCGCAAATCAAGGACGCCAAGGCAACGGCCGCTCAGCTGGCCAACGTGCTGGGGATGACGGAAGAGAAAGTGTACAGCTTCGTCAAGAAAAAACAGATGATCGTCAACGTCCAGCCCGGCGGGCGGAAAATAACGACGGAGAAGGCGCAGCAGGTTCGAGATTTGAATCTGCCGGGCGTTATCGTAGCCGAGGACAACAAGCGGTATTATCCCTTTGGGGATTTCGCGTCTCATGTTCTTGGCATCGTTGGCCTGGATGGCGGGCTGACCGGTGTCGAAGCCAAATACAATTCATTCCTGGAAGGCATTAACGGAAATATCTCCTTCCTATCCGATGCGAAGGGCAGAGTAATGCCCGGCTCGTCCGACACCTATTTGAAACCGAAGGACGGGCTCAACATGCAGCTGACGATCGACAAGCAAATTCAGTCGATCATGGAGCGCGAGCTTGATCAAGCGATGGTTAAGTTTCAAGCGAATAATATCATTGCCATCGCCATGGATCCAACGAATGGAGAAATTTTAGGGATGGCCAGCCGCCCGGCTTTCGAGCCGGACAAATTCAGAGACGCGGAGCCGGCGGTCTATAATCGCATTCTGCCGATTTGGATGACGTACGAGCCGGGGTCGACCTTCAAGATCATCACGCTGGCGGCCGCACTGGAAGAGAATAAGGTGAATTTGAAGAACGAGCATTTCTTCGATCCCGGCGCTGTTGAAGTCGGCGGCGCACGTCTGCGCTGCTGGAAGAAAGGCGGCCATGGCAGCCAGACGTTCTTGGAGGTCGTGCAAAATTCATGCAACCCCGGCTTCGTCGCCCTCGGCAACCGTCTGGGTAAAGAAAAGCTGTTCAGCTATATTCGCGACTTCGGCTTCGGTACGAAGACCGGAATCGATCTTGGCGGCGAGGAGAACGGCATCCTGTTCAAGCTGAAGCAGGTCGGACCGGTGGAGCTGGCAACGACGGCTTTCGGCCAAGGGGTATCGGTAACGCCGATTCAGCAAATTACAGCCGTATCGGCTGCGATCAACGGCGGCACGCTCTATAAGCCGCATGTTGCCAAATCGTGGATCAATCCCGAGACTGGAGAAACCGTGGAAACGATCCAGCCAGAGGCTGTCAGGCAGGTCATTTCGGAGAAGACGAGCCAGCAGGTCCGAGAAGCGTTGGAAAGCGTCGTTGCCAGAGGCACCGGCAAAAATGCGTTTATCGACGGCTACCGCGTCGGAGGCAAGACGGGTACGGCACAGAAAGTCATTAACGGCAGATATTCACCGAACGAGCACATCGTATCATTTGTCGGCTTCGCGCCGGCCGACGATCCGAAAATCGTTGTCTATGTCGCCGTTGATAACCCGCAGGGCATCCAATTCGGCGGTGTTGTCGCTGCTCCGATCGTTCAAAACATTTTGGCCGACTCGCTTCCATACATGGGCATCGCTCCCCGAGCGAAACAGATCGAACGGGAGTACAAATACGGCGATAACGCGCCGCGGATCGTTGTCGTACCAAACCTCGTCGGCAAGACCGTTTCCGATATCTACGAGGACATGAACATGAATTTCAACCTGACCTCGGCGGGAAGCGGCAATACGGTCATCCGGCAGGCCCCGGCTGCAGGCACGCGCGTGGAACGCGGATCGACGATCCGCATATATTTAGCCAAAGAAGATGATGAAAGCCAACATCATTGA